A stretch of the Macaca thibetana thibetana isolate TM-01 chromosome X, ASM2454274v1, whole genome shotgun sequence genome encodes the following:
- the ARMCX4 gene encoding armadillo repeat-containing X-linked protein 4 produces MNLCIYFRVYCQDKQEERRELPRIITGPPPVAAVVAFEWLKTSTLTGLHPQLPLSLPQPKCALPYLVRAFSRGDYMGRTQEVGWVTAGLVIWAGTCYYIYKFTKGRAQSVRTLARNGSTVKMETVVGVQSQTLAKSEAEIKTKPQAEIGAETGTRGGPGAEVETKGTAIARHRANSQAKTMVEAEAETQSESKVVAGTLVMTEAVTLTEVKAKAREVAMKEAVTQTDAEAGKIVKKEAVTQTKAKAWALIAKTEAKREAMTQTKAETHILAEKETEINRVMVTQSETLAVPKEVVKMGATNKTGIVDETKTRALEETVSVAKTQSEAWPGATVDARGNPNGMSREVAGVDVKSCAQSQAVTKIKGDDMPGAGIEDMGNCKTMSRAESGEDTRASAQPQIVAKTQTEAIPGAKVDAGNNANAMCKVGAGADVRACVQPQTVVKKQAEVTSGAGVDGRGNTNVISKAITGADMRAAAQPQAVASAQAEAMSDAKVKDRGNPNAMTKAGARANLRANSQVEALPDARDKSRGNPNVIAKAGDGTDMLSCTQPQLVASVQANTLSDGRIKVKGNVNTMPKEGAGVDMKAQGMAQSQGEALPNTRGKARGKAKAKCKTGSGMDMKTCTQPQTGVKTPAEALLDSRVDGRGNPNATSKAGTKADQRACSQPLVVANPQGEALPGAKNKVKGNPHAVLKVGAGEGTADSAQPQAVVSFQGEALLGTKNKVKGNPNVVLKAEVGAGAMGTAQLQIEASSKGEALLDSKNTVKGNSNAVSKAGAGTDTTGSVQPQIVANSQGEVLPGAKNKFRGNSTTVPNSGVGLYTTDSAQPQAVANSQGEVLPGAKNKVKANLNALSKAEAGMGATGSVQSQAVANAHCETLPGAKNKVRGNWNAVSKAGAGMDTRGSAQTQAVANSQGEVLPGARNKVKGNPNVVSKAGAKEDTMGSAQPQVVANSQRETLPGARNKVKGNPNVVSKAGAKEDTMDSAQPQVVANSQRETLPGARNKAKGNSNAISKAEAGAGIMGSVQVQVVASSQGEVLPAAKNKVRGNSNAVPKAEAGADTVGSAQPQAVANSQSETLLGARNKVKGSTNTVPKAGTGAGTRHSAQAQIVAGSQGETLPGARDKAMPSSEAETTAEDEVYAKPEAQAMPISESEGGSGTQACRKTQLNIHDYYWNGIGVEDWIAAERWIKFRFQTMDGDWENSVSWADDENEASIGSWSGASDKAGIIRSWAVACDEASVKSWAGARAENEVGIGTWARAGEQASGGLWAGGQPSEGTWAGDKASGGAWTGAENQASGGSWVLAGNQAIGELWAVGQASNGSWPGGQASGVSWVGAEAIGGSWTGAENQASGGSWAGAGAGNMSSVSYWAGVVDQASGGSWAGTSDQSGGGSKPRFEDQASGEGSWAGAGDQASGGSRLGPEDQSSGRSWADTADQASGGSRLGHVDQSSGGSWAGTLDQSGGGSKPIFENQTTEEGSWAGAGGQAGGGSKVGSEDQSSGRSWANSGDQISGGFLVGVVDQANGGSWTGAGHPASGGPKPIFEDQASGRGSWADAGDQVVGDSRLGLRDQSSGDSWAGTGDQASGWFCVCPGSQTNGGSWGGASGQDVGGSRPGPTNQSSAGSWDSPGGQVSGSSWTGAGAVDQVGGCSKPGFEDQAIGGGFWPGPGDQTGGGSRPGSEDQSSGIGSWGVAGGQVLGGARPADQSSGGSWAGTGNQVSGRSWIGPGNQAGDCSKPEFEDQACGGSSWAGAGSQASGESWAGSTPGNEATGGSRMGSEDQATGGSWARSEDQASGRFQVSVEVEANEGFWFGPGAEAVIGSWCWTEAKADIVSKPDDKDEATTASRSEAGEEAIICSRTEAENKASSGSWIRSEEVAYMGSCVGAEAEAEAEAGAGAEAGAEAGARAGAEAGAGAGAGAGAEAGAGVWSWDGDATTVESRLGAGEEAGVESWTLARDVGEDELSRESSPDIEEISLRSLFWAESENSNTFRSKSGKDANFDSGAGDNTSIEDKFEAAGGVDIGSWFCDGNENTNEDKSASKAKAKKSSESRGTYPSMVPGAGMGSWDGAMIWSETKFPHQSEASFPVEDESRKQTRTGEKPRPWSCRCKREANMDPRDLEKLICMIEMTEDPSVHEIANNALYNSADYPYSHEAVRNVGGISVIESLLNNPYPSVRQKALNALNNISVAAENHRKVKTYLNQVCEDTVTYPLNSNVQLAGLRLIRHLTITSEYQHMVTNYISEFLRLLTVGSGETKDHVLGMLLNFSKNPSMTKDLLIANAPTSLINIFSKKETKENILNALSLFENINYHFKRRAKAFTQDKFSKNSLYFLFQRPKACAKKLRALAAECNDPEVKERVELLISKL; encoded by the exons ATGAATTTATGTATCTACTTTAGGGTGTATTGCCAAGATAAgcaagaggagaggagggaactGCCTCGGATCATTACAG GTCCACCTCCAGTGGCAGCTGTAGTGGCCTTTGAGTGGCTGAAGACCAGCACCCTCACAGGCCTACACCCACAACTACCACTCTCTTTACCCCAGCCCAAGTGCGCTCTACCATACCTTGTTCGTGCTTTCAGCAGGGGTGATTACATGGGCCGCACTCAGGAAGTGGGCTGGGTGACTGCAGGACTGGTGATCTGGGCTGGCACCTGCTACTACATTTACAAATTTACCAAGGGAAGAGCCCAGAGTGTGAGGACACTTGCCAGAAATGGATCCACAGTTAAGATGGAGACTGTGGTTGGGGTACAGAGCCAGACCTTGGCCAAAAGTGAAGCAGAGATTAAGACTAAACCCCAGGCTGAGATTGGAGCAGAAACTGGAACAAGAGGTGGGCCTGGGGCTGAAGTAGAGACCAAGGGCACTGCTATAGCCAGACACAGAGCCAACTCTCAGGCCAAAACAATGgttgaggcagaggcagagactcAATCTGAGTCCAAAGTGGTGGCTGGAACACTGGTCATGACAGAGGCAGTGACTCTGACTGAGGTCAAGGCCAAAGCCAGAGAAGTGGCCATGAAAGAAGCAGTGACCCAAACTGATGCTGAGGCTGGCAAAATAGTTAAGAAAGAAGCAGTGACGCAGACCAAGGCTAAAGCTTGGGCACTGATTGCCAAGACAGAGGCCAAGAGAGAAGCAATGACCCAGACCAAAGCTGAAACTCATATATTGGctgaaaaagagacagagattaACAGAGTAATGGTtacacagagtgagaccttggcAGTACCCAAGGAAGTGGTCAAGATGGGGGCCACGAACAAGACTGGAATTGTGGATGAAACCAAGACAAGAGCTCTGGAAGAGACTGTGAGTGTGGCTAAGACTCAGTCTGAGGCCTGGCCTGGTGCCACAGTTGATGCTAGGGGAAATCCCAATGGCATGTCCAGGGAGGTGGCTGGAGTGGACGTGAAGTCCTGTGCACAGTCTCAGGCTGTCACCAAGATCAAGGGTGATGACATGCCTGGTGCTGGGATTGAGGACATGGGGAATTGCAAAACCATGTCTAGGGCAGAGTCTGGGGAAGACACGAGGGCTTCTGCTCAGCCTCAAATTGTTGCCAAAACCCAGACTGAGGCCATTCCTGGGGCAAAGGTTGATGCCGGGAATAACGCCAATGCCATGTGtaaggtgggggcaggggcagatGTGAGAGCTTGTGTACAACCTCAGACTGTGGTCAAGAAACAGGCTGAGGTGACGTCTGGTGCCGGGGTTGATGGTAGGGGAAATACCAATGTCATATCTAAGGCAATAACTGGAGCTGACATGAGAGCTGCTGCTCAGCCTCAAGCTGTTGCAAGCGCTCAGGCTGAGGCCATGTCTgatgccaaggttaaggacagaGGCAATCCCAATGCCATGACTAAAGCAGGGGCCAGGGCAAACCTGAGGGCCAACTCCCAGGTTGAGGCCTTGCCTGATGCCAGGGATAAGAGCAGAGGCAATCCCAATGTTATCGCTAAGGCGGGGGATGGGACAGACATGTTGTCCTGTACACAGCCTCAGCTTGTGGCCAGTGTTCAGGCTAATACCTTGTCTGATGGCAGAATTAAGGTCAAGGGCAATGTCAATACCATGCCTAAGGAAGGAGCTGGGGTGGATATGAAGGCTCAAGGTATGGCCCAGAGCCAGGGTGAAGCCTTACCTAATACTAGAGGTAAGGCTAGGGGCAAAGCCAAAGCCAAGTGTAAGACAGGGTCTGGGATGGACATGAAAACCTGTACTCAACCTCAGACTGGGGTCAAGACCCCAGCTGAGGCCTTGCTTGATTCCAGGGTTGATGGTAGGGGCAATCCTAATGCCACTTCTAAAGCTGGGACTAAGGCAGACCAGAGGGCCTGTAGTCAGCCCCTGGTTGTGGCCAATCCCCAGGGTGAGGCCTTGCCTGGTGCCAAGAATAAAGTCAAAGGCAATCCCCATGCTGTGCTTAAGGTGGGGGCTGGAGAAGGTACAGCAGATTCTGCCCAGCCTCAGGCAGTGGTCAGTTTCCAGGGTGAGGCCTTGCTTGGTACCAAGAATAAAGTTAAGGGTAATCCCAATGTTGTGCTTAAGGCAGAAGTTGGAGCAGGTGCAATGGGCACTGCCCAGCTTCAGATTGAGGCCAGTTCCAAGGGTGAGGCTTTGCTTGATTCTAAGAATACGGTCAAGGGTAATTCCAATGCTGTGTCTAAGGCAGGGGCTGGGACAGATACAACAGGCTCTGTCCAGCCCCAGATTGTGGCCAATTCCCAGGGTGAGGTCTTGCCTGGTGCCAAGAATAAGTTCAGAGGCAATTCCACTACTGTGCCTAATTCAGGGGTTGGGCTGTATACAACAGACTCTGCCCAGCCCCAGGCTGTGGCCAATTCTCAGGGTGAGGTCTTGCCTGGTGCCAAAAATAAGGTCAAGGCCAATCTTAATGCTCTGTCTAAGGCAGAAGCTGGGATGGGTGCAACAGGCTCTGTTCAGTCCCAGGCTGTGGCTAATGCCCATTGTGAGACCTTGCCTGGTGCCAAGAATAAGGTCAGGGGAAATTGGAATGCTGTGTCTAAGGCAGGGGCTGGGATGGATACAAGGGGCTCTGCCCAGACCCAGGCTGTGGCCAATTCCCAGGGTGAAGTCTTGCCTGGTGCCAGGAATAAGGTCAAGGGCAATCCCAATGTTGTGTCTAAGGCAGGGGCCAAAGAAGATACAATGGGCTCTGCCCAGCCTCAGGTTGTGGCTAACTCCCAGCGTGAGACCTTGCCTGGTGCCAGGAATAAGGTCAAGGGCAATCCCAATGTTGTGTCTAAGGCAGGGGCCAAAGAAGATACAATGGACTCTGCCCAGCCTCAGGTTGTGGCTAACTCCCAGCGTGAGACCTTGCCTGGTGCCAGGAATAAGGCCAAGGGCAATTCCAATGCTATTTCAaaggcagaggctggggcaggcataATGGGCTCTGTCCAGGTACAGGTTGTGGCCAGTTCTCAGGGTGAGGTCTTGCCTGCGGCCAAAAATAAGGTCAGGGGCAATTCCAATGCTGTGCCTaaggcagaggctggggcagatacagtgggctctgcccagccCCAAGCTGTCGCTAATTCCCAGAGTGAGACCTTGCTTGGTGCCAGGAATAAGGTCAAGGGCAGTACCAATACTGTGCCTAAAGCAGGGACTGGGGCAGGCACAAGGCACTCTGCCCAGGCTCAGATTGTGGCCGGTTCCCAGGGTGAGACCTTGCCTGGGGCAAGGGACAAGGCTATGCCCAGCTCTGAGGCAGAAACCACAGCAGAAGATGAGGTCTATGCAAAGCCTGAGGCTCAGGCCATGCCCATTTCTGAGAGTGAGGGTGGGTCAGGCACTCAAGCCTGCAGAAAGACTCAGCTTAACATCCATGACTACTACTGGAATGGGATTGGTGTTGAAGATTGGATTGCTGCTGAGCGGTGGATCAAATTTAGATTTCAGACCATGGATGGAGACTGGGAAAATAGCGTGTCCTGGGCTGATGATGAGAATGAAGCCAGTATTGGGTCCTGGAGTGGGGCTAGTGATAAGGCTGGGATTATTAGGTCTTGGGCTGTGGCTTGTGATGAGGCCAGTGTTAAGtcctgggctggggccagggctgaGAATGAGGTTGGTATTGGGACTTGGGCTAGAGCTGGGGAGCAGGCCAGTGGAGGGCTCTGGGCTGGGGGTCAGCCTAGTGAGGGGACCTGGGCTGGGGACAAGGCCAGTGGAGGGGCCTGGACTGGGGCTGAGAACCAGGCCAGTGGGGGGTCTTGGGTTCTCGCTGGGAATCAGGCCATTGGAGAGCTTTGGGCTGTGGGTCAGGCCAGTAATGGGTCCTGGCCTGGAGGACAGGCCAGTGGGGTGTCCTGGGTTGGGGCAGAGGCCATTGGAGGGTCCTGGACTGGGGCTGAGAACCAAGCCAGTGGAGGGTCTtgggctggagctggggctgggaatATGAGTAGTGTTTCATACTGGGCTGGCGTCGTGGATCAGGCCAGTGGAGGGTCCTGGGCTGGGACTAGTGATCAATCTGGTGGTGGGTCCAAGCCTAGATTTGAGGATCAAGCCAGTGGAGAAGGGTCCTGGGCTGGGGCTGGTGACCAGGCTAGTGGAGGGTCAAGGTTGGGGCCTGAGGACCAGTCCAGTGGAAGGTCTTGGGCTGACACTGCAGACCAAGCCAGTGGAGGGTCTAGGCTGGGCCATGTAGATCAGTCCAGTGGTGGGTCCTGGGCTGGGACACTTGATCAGTCTGGTGGTGGGTCCAAGCCCATATTTGAAAATCAGACCACTGAAGAAGGGTCTTGGGCTGGGGctggtggccaggctggtggagGGTCCAAGGTGGGGTCTGAAGACCAGTCCAGTGGAAGGTCATGGGCTAACTCTGGGGACCAAATCAGTGGAGGATTCTTAGTTGGGGTTGTGGACCAGGCCAATGGAGGATCCTGGACTGGGGCTGGGCATCCTGCTAGTGGTGGGCCAAAGCCTATATTTGAGGATCAGGCCAGTGGCAGAGGGTCCTGGGCTGATGCTGGGGACCAGGTTGTTGGAGACTCTAGGCTGGGGCTTAGGGACCAGTCTAGTGGAGATTCCTGGGCTGGCACTGGGGACCAGGCCAGTGGATGGTTCTGTGTTTGCCCTGGGAGTCAGACGAATGGAGGGTCTTGGGGTGGGGCTAGTGGCCAGGATGTTGGAGGGTCTAGGCCAGGGCCCACGAACCAGTCCAGTGCTGGGTCCTGGGATAGCCCTGGGGGTCAGGTCAGTGGAAGCTCCTggactggggctggggctgtggaTCAGGTTGGTGGTTGTTCCAAACCTGGATTTGAGGATCAGGCCATTGGAGGGGGGTTCTGGCCTGGACCTGGGGACCAGACTGGTGGAGGCTCCAGGCCAGGGTCTGAGGATCAGTCCAGTGGAATAGGTTCCTGGGGTGTGGCTGGTGGCCAGGTCCTTGGGGGAGCTAGGCCTGCAGACCAGTCCAGTGGTGGGTCCTGGGCTGGCACTGGGAATCAGGTCAGTGGAAGGTCCTGGATTGGGCCTGGGAATCAGGCTGGTGACTGTTCCAAGCCTGAATTTGAGGATCAGGCTTGTGGAGGAAGCTCCTGGGCTGGTGCTGGGAGCCAAGCCAGTGGAGAATCCTGGGCTGGATCTACGCCTGGGAATGAGGCCACTGGAGGGTCTAGGATGGGATCTGAGGACCAGGCCACTGGAGGATCCTGGGCTAGATCTGAGGACCAGGCCAGTGGAAGGTTTCAGGTCAGTGTTGAGGTGGAGGCCAACGAAGGATTCTGGTTTGGGCCTGGGGCTGAGGCCGTTATAGGGTCTTGGTGCTGGACAGAGGCGAAAGCTGATATTGTGTCCAAGCCTGATGATAAAGATGAGGCCACTACTGCATCCAGATCGGAGGCTGGGGAAGAGGCCATCATTTGTTCTAGGACTGAGGCTGAGAACAAGGCTAGTAGTGGCTCCTGGATTAGATCTGAGGAGGTGGCTTATATGGGCTCCTGTGTaggggctgaggctgaggctgaggctgaggctggggctggg gctgaggctggggctgaggctggggctcgggctggggctgaggctggggctggg gctggggctggggctggggctgaggctggggctggggtttgGTCCTGGGATGGAGATGCAACCACTGTAGAGTCTAGGCTTGGGGCTGGGGAAGAGGCTGGTGTAGAGTCCTGGACCTTGGCTAGGGATGTGGGAGAGGATGAGCTAAGTAGAGAGTCCAGCCCCGATATTGAGGAGATCAGTTTAAGGTCTTTGTTTTGGGCTGAGAGTGAGAACAGTAATACGTTCAGATCTAAGAGTGGGAAAGATGCCAATTTTGATTCTGGAGCTGGGGATAACACCAGCATCGAGGATAAGTTTGAGGCTGCTGGTGGAGTTGATATAGGGTCTTGGTTCTGTGATggtaatgaaaatacaaatgaggACAAATCTGCATCTAAGGCTAAAGCCAAAAAGTCGTCTGAGTCAAGAGGCACATATCCGTCCATGGTCCCTGGGGCAGGAATGGGGTCATGGGATGGAGCCATGATCTGGTCGGAAACTAAGTTTCCACACCAAAGTGAGGCCAGTTTCCCAGTTGAAGATGAGTCCAGAAAACAAACCAGGACTGGGGAAAAACCTCGGCCCTGGTCTTGCCGCTGTAAACGCGAAGCTAATATGGATCCACGAGATCTTGAAAAACTCATTTGCATGATTGAGATGACTGAAGATCCTTCTGTTCATGAAATAGCCAATAATGCTTTATATAACAGTGCTGATTATCCTTATTCTCACGAAGCTGTTCGTAATGTAGGTGGAATTTCAGTTATTGAAAGCTTGCTCAATAATCCCTACCCCAGTGTTAGGCAGAAGGCTTTAAATGCACTGAATAATATCTCAGTGGCTGCTGAAAACCATAGGAAGGTTAAAACTTACTTAAACCAAGTATGTGAAGACACCGTCACCTATCCCTTGAATTCAAATGTGCAGTTGGCTGGACTAAGATTGATAAGGCATCTGACTATTACCAGTGAATATCAGCATATGGttacaaattatatttcagaatttCTTCGTTTGTTAACAGTGGGAAGTGGAGAAACTAAAGATCATGTTTTGGGAATGCTTTTGAATTTCTCTAAAAATCCATCTATGACAAAAGACTTGCTCATTGCCAATGCACCGACATCACTGATTAACATTTTTAGcaagaaagagacaaaggagaaTATTCTTAATGCTCTttcactatttgaaaatataaattaccattttaaaagaagagcaaaagCATTTACCCAGgacaaattcagtaaaaattCCCTTTATTTCCTATTCCAACGACCTAAAGCATGTGCCAAGAAACTTCGAGCCTTAGCAGCAGAATGCAATGACCCTGAGGTGAAAGAGAGAGTTGAACTATTAATAAGTAAACTCTGA